The genomic region ATGTCATGGGATTTTTTGATGTGATGTTGGGGTCTGCAAAAGATGGATACGATTTAGTCAAAGAGATGCATTCTCACGATTCAGATCTTTATGCTGTTTTCGTGACGGCTTACAATGATCGGTCAATTGAGTCCATCAATAGTCTTTTAGGATCCAAGATGGTCGATCGTTGGGACTATATTAATAAACCATTTTCTCAGGGCGAGATTTTACAAAAGGCACGCAACTTTGTAACTCTATGGAATTTAGAGAAAGAGAGCGAATTAAAATCGAATCAATTGGCAGAGGCTCAGGATCGCCTGCTCAGCAGCGAAAGGACGGCGGCGGTAGCGGCTGTAGCAAGAGGGGTAACCCATGAATTTGGAAATATTTTGATGCAGATTATGGGCAAGGCAGATCTGGCGAGAAAAAGAAATGAAGCAGAAATGCGGCGTGCCCTTGAAACTATTGTTGAGGCTTCCCAGCACGCGAGCGATATCTTAGAAAAATTCAAAAATCTATCAACCACAGGTGAATCCATCAGTCGCCATGACTGGGTTTTTGTGCATTCCATCTTGGAAGAGGCCCTTGATCTATTGGATCATCAATTTAAAACCACAAATATGAAGATCTCTATCGTTAAAAAGGATGTGGTTAAAATCAAGGCCTCGGCCACGAGTTTACTCCAGGTTCTGATTAACTTATCCATCAATGCGATTCATGCGATGGGAACTTCTGGTCAAATTGATTTCTCAATTGTTTTGGCAGATCCCTGGGTAGAAATAAAAGTGCGAGATTATGGTCCGGGTATTAGGAGTGACCTTGTCGAAAAGGTACTTGAGCCATTTTTCACGACAAAGGGCAAAAATGGCACTGGACTTGGTCTTTCAATTTGTCGCGAGATCATTGAAATTGAACATCGAGGAACTCTGACTCTCAAGAATCATCCCATTAAGGGTTTGGAGGCGATCATTCGTTTGCCAATAAATGGCGGAGATTTAGATGAATAGTCCTGTCTGGGATCTTCCCTTATTGGTGGTTGACGACGATGCCATGGTTCGGGGAGTCGTGGTGGACTATTTAAAGGATATTGGCTTTACGAGCATTCTTGAAGCCAAGAACTCGCAACAGGGTCTTAAAATGATTCAAAACTCAAAATTTCCGATCGGCTTGGTACTTTCAGATTGGGAAATGCCGGGTGTGAGCGGATTGGTTCTTCTCAAGGCATTGAGGAAAAATCCGCATCGCAAGGGCACTCGATTTGTGATGATCACGAGCCAGCGATCGATGGAAAAGTTTAAGATCACTCAGGCCGCGCAATGGAAAGTCAACGCTTACATTATCAAACCCTTTACCT from Bdellovibrionales bacterium harbors:
- a CDS encoding hybrid sensor histidine kinase/response regulator; this encodes MKKLAKKWTDGQEADLVIGVAYDWNKRILVVDDEPAIRETYNDILCPPTRKTLPLRSSRSAASKPPNETDPGFEFDVTVCESFEEALKAFRAAMAEGRPYVMGFFDVMLGSAKDGYDLVKEMHSHDSDLYAVFVTAYNDRSIESINSLLGSKMVDRWDYINKPFSQGEILQKARNFVTLWNLEKESELKSNQLAEAQDRLLSSERTAAVAAVARGVTHEFGNILMQIMGKADLARKRNEAEMRRALETIVEASQHASDILEKFKNLSTTGESISRHDWVFVHSILEEALDLLDHQFKTTNMKISIVKKDVVKIKASATSLLQVLINLSINAIHAMGTSGQIDFSIVLADPWVEIKVRDYGPGIRSDLVEKVLEPFFTTKGKNGTGLGLSICREIIEIEHRGTLTLKNHPIKGLEAIIRLPINGGDLDE
- a CDS encoding response regulator; amino-acid sequence: MNSPVWDLPLLVVDDDAMVRGVVVDYLKDIGFTSILEAKNSQQGLKMIQNSKFPIGLVLSDWEMPGVSGLVLLKALRKNPHRKGTRFVMITSQRSMEKFKITQAAQWKVNAYIIKPFTCAVLREKIWQVMDWEDSDERKASG